The DNA segment CTTCGATCTCGAAGATGGAGCGCGGGATGGACGGATCCTGGATGAAGGCCTCATAGGCGGCGTCGAAGAGGATGATGGCGTCGTTCTTCTTCGCATAGGCCACCCATGCCTCCAGTTGCTCGCGGGTCGCCACGGCACCGGTCGGGTTGTTGGGGAAGCAGAGGTAGATGAGGTCCGCCTTCTCCGCAGGGACGTCCGCGACGAAGTTGTTGCCCGCGTTGCACGGGAGGTAGAGCAGGCCCGCGTAGGCGCCCTTGTCATCCGCATCACCGGTGTTGCCGGCCATGACGTTGGTGTCCACATAGACCGGATAGACCGGGTCGGTGATGGCGATGACGTTGCCCTTGCCGAAGATGTCGAGGATGTTGCCGGTGTCGCACTTCGAGCCGTCGGAAATGAAGACCTCATCGGCGGAGATGCCGAGGTCGGAGAACTGGTTGTCAACGATGGCCTGGCGGAGGAACTCGTAGCCCTGCTCCGGGCCATAGCCCTTGAAGCTGCCGCGGTCCGCCAGCTCGTCCACGCCTTCGTGCATGGCCTTCACGACGGCGGAAGGAAGGGCCTCCGTCACGTCACCGATGCCGCAGCGGATGATCCGCGCCGCCTTGTCCGGGTTCGCCTCCGTGTAGGCTTTCACCCGACGGGCGATCTCGGGGAAAAGGTAGCCCGCCTTCAGTTTCAGGAAATTCGCATTGATGGTTGCCATGGCGGCGGAGGTTTAGCCGCCCGCCCCGCACGGTGCAATCGTTTCGTTGGGGGGCCGCCAACGCGGTAACGCCATCGGGGTGCCCGGGGATTGCGCCAGCTTATGGAGTGCGGCGGCCCTCCGCCGCTTTGGGGGTGGATGGCATCTGCCGGACGATGTGGCGGAAATCACCACGTCCCGACCTGCGGATGGCGTCTCCGCTTAGGGGTGGGTCATGCCTGCGACTGATAGCGGCAGAAGACTGCCGCACTCCATGACGCTGCCGCGACTATGGTGGCTCCCCCTGGCCCGGGAACTCAGAACGAGAACAGCACCTTCCCGTCGCGGCCGGGTTCGTCGAGGCGGGCAAGAGCCTTGGGGAAATCCTCCAGCGAAAACAGCGCATCGACCTTCTGGGTGACGGCGTCCGCCTTCACTTTTTCCGCCAGGGTTCCATAGATTTCCCGGATCTGCTCCGCGGACGCGCCTTCCAGCCACTTGGTGATCCACAGGCCGCGTACGGCGATGTCGCGGAAGATGAGCAAGCCGTTGGGCACGGTGACCGGCCGCCGCCCCATCGCGCCGTAGGTGATGTGGGAGGCGCCTTCGCGGAGGAGCTTCAGCAGGCCGAGGGCGCTGTCACCACCGACGGCGTTGAAGGCCAGCGCGGCGCGTGCCCCACCGAGCAGTTCCTTCGCGGCGGCGCGGCCCGCATCGTCATCGGTGAAAACGGCATTCCCGCCTAGCGCCTTCAGCTCGTCCACCAGCTCCGGCCGCCGGACGAACGACACCGTGCGGATGCCGAAGTCCCGCGCAAGCTGGATGACGCAGCGGCCCACCGCGGAGTTCCCCGCGTTCTGGACGATCCATCCGCCATCCTCCACCAGACCGAAGCCGCGCAGCAGCCGCCATGCGGTCGCCGGGTTCACCTTGAGCATGGCCGCCTGCACCGGATCGATCCCGGCCGGGAGCTTGAAAAGCGTGTCCGCCGGGACGGTGGTGTGGGTCGCCCAGGTGGCGGAGCGTTTCAGGAAAATGACGGCATCCCCTGCGGAGAAATCCTCCGCCGCGCTGTCCTCCACGACGCCGACTCCCTCGATGCCGGGCGTGGCGGGCAGCGCCGGTTTCACGCCGTACGTGCCCTCGATGGTGTTGAGGTCCGCCGGGTTGAGCGGGGCGGCGACCATGCGCACCA comes from the Luteolibacter sp. SL250 genome and includes:
- a CDS encoding LL-diaminopimelate aminotransferase produces the protein MATINANFLKLKAGYLFPEIARRVKAYTEANPDKAARIIRCGIGDVTEALPSAVVKAMHEGVDELADRGSFKGYGPEQGYEFLRQAIVDNQFSDLGISADEVFISDGSKCDTGNILDIFGKGNVIAITDPVYPVYVDTNVMAGNTGDADDKGAYAGLLYLPCNAGNNFVADVPAEKADLIYLCFPNNPTGAVATREQLEAWVAYAKKNDAIILFDAAYEAFIQDPSIPRSIFEIEGAKDVAIEFRSFSKNGGFTGVRCAYVVIPKTVSGKTDDGQRIPLHQLWSRRHSTKFNGASYPVQKAAAAVFSDEGKAQVNELISHYMGNAKLLREAAAAAGLPVFGGENAPYVWVGCPAGLTSWDMFDKMLGEAQVVITPGSGFGSAGEGYFRISAFNSRANVEEVCRRLKALVA
- a CDS encoding 2-enoyl thioester reductase domain-containing protein; the protein is MTESGTRLIFRTTGKPADVLELETFTPREPTPGEVLVRMVAAPLNPADLNTIEGTYGVKPALPATPGIEGVGVVEDSAAEDFSAGDAVIFLKRSATWATHTTVPADTLFKLPAGIDPVQAAMLKVNPATAWRLLRGFGLVEDGGWIVQNAGNSAVGRCVIQLARDFGIRTVSFVRRPELVDELKALGGNAVFTDDDAGRAAAKELLGGARAALAFNAVGGDSALGLLKLLREGASHITYGAMGRRPVTVPNGLLIFRDIAVRGLWITKWLEGASAEQIREIYGTLAEKVKADAVTQKVDALFSLEDFPKALARLDEPGRDGKVLFSF